One region of Acidobacteriota bacterium genomic DNA includes:
- a CDS encoding PaaI family thioesterase yields the protein MDRGACAHHARDRIIPRVKLPAPDDRAYLERLQENAEELPFFRLIGLQVIDIQPGRSVLSIEHRDDLTQPVGILHGGVTATLIDTGIAYALLARDECRELVGAGGSLVAVDLRVKFFRPVSRGAITCTSTVTRMGRRILHGESVVTNEEGKEVARGDSTYTTVTRNEYTKGGSESLATSALATVKG from the coding sequence ATCGATCGCGGCGCCTGCGCCCACCACGCCCGCGACCGTATAATCCCGAGGGTGAAGCTTCCCGCCCCCGACGATCGAGCGTATCTCGAGCGACTCCAGGAAAACGCGGAGGAACTTCCCTTCTTCCGTCTGATTGGCCTGCAGGTTATCGACATCCAACCCGGGCGTTCCGTGCTGTCGATCGAGCACCGCGACGACCTGACGCAGCCCGTCGGCATCCTGCACGGGGGCGTCACCGCGACGCTTATCGATACCGGCATCGCCTATGCCTTGCTGGCGCGCGATGAGTGCCGCGAGCTGGTCGGGGCCGGTGGCTCGCTTGTCGCCGTCGACCTCCGCGTCAAGTTCTTCCGCCCCGTGAGCCGCGGCGCCATTACCTGCACGTCGACCGTAACCCGGATGGGCCGCCGCATCCTGCATGGCGAGAGCGTCGTCACCAACGAGGAGGGCAAGGAGGTCGCGAGGGGCGATTCCACCTACACTACCGTGACGCGGAACGAGTACACGAAAGGCGGCAGCGAGTCTCTCGCCACGAGCGCTCTCGCCACCGTCAAGGGGTAA
- a CDS encoding cyclase family protein, with amino-acid sequence MLNGRFGVGVLVLAGLVSAVAAAPEAPIAAQVSRTVTAAQVETWMTELSNWGRWGDDDQLGAVNLITPEKRRSALALATEGVSVSLSHNYITERAADATSPIGYEMLGPDRPGPFRSDRYTFAYHGYAHSHLDSLCHMMHNGRMYNGFVRDDHVTAAGCARLAIINYKQGILSRGVLMDIARLKGVDYLEPGTPIYAEDLEAWEREAGIRVEPGDILFVRNGRWARRAAMGAWALNEQSAGLHASAAPWLRERGVAMMGADGTSDVLPSQVEGVTQPIHQLAIVAMGIPLFDNLDLEAVAEEAARQNRWEFLLVAAPLAMDGGTGSPLNPLAIF; translated from the coding sequence ATGTTGAACGGACGATTCGGCGTGGGAGTCTTGGTGCTTGCCGGGTTGGTCTCGGCCGTGGCGGCGGCGCCGGAGGCACCGATAGCGGCGCAGGTGTCGCGTACGGTGACTGCGGCGCAGGTGGAAACGTGGATGACCGAGCTCTCGAACTGGGGCCGCTGGGGCGACGACGACCAGCTGGGCGCGGTTAACCTGATCACCCCGGAGAAGCGGCGTTCCGCGCTGGCGCTCGCCACCGAGGGAGTTTCGGTTTCGCTCTCCCACAACTACATCACCGAGCGCGCCGCCGACGCGACGTCGCCGATCGGCTACGAAATGCTCGGCCCCGACCGCCCCGGCCCGTTCCGGAGCGACCGCTACACCTTTGCCTACCACGGCTACGCCCATTCGCACCTCGATTCGCTCTGCCACATGATGCACAACGGCCGGATGTACAACGGATTCGTCCGGGACGACCATGTGACCGCGGCCGGCTGCGCGCGCCTCGCCATCATCAATTACAAGCAGGGGATCCTCAGCCGGGGCGTGTTGATGGATATCGCGCGCCTCAAGGGCGTCGATTACCTCGAGCCGGGCACGCCGATCTATGCCGAAGATCTGGAGGCCTGGGAGCGGGAGGCGGGCATTCGTGTGGAGCCTGGCGACATCCTGTTCGTTCGCAACGGCCGCTGGGCGCGGCGCGCGGCGATGGGGGCGTGGGCGCTGAACGAACAGTCGGCGGGCCTCCACGCGTCGGCTGCTCCCTGGCTGCGCGAGCGGGGGGTTGCGATGATGGGGGCCGACGGCACGAGTGACGTGCTCCCGTCGCAGGTGGAAGGCGTGACACAGCCGATTCACCAGCTTGCCATTGTGGCGATGGGCATCCCGCTGTTCGACAACCTCGATCTCGAGGCGGTGGCGGAGGAGGCGGCGCGCCAGAATCGCTGGGAGTTTCTCCTGGTGGCCGCCCCCCTTGCCATGGACGGGGGCACCGGTTCGCCGCTCAACCCCCTCGCGATCTTCTAG
- a CDS encoding PQQ-binding-like beta-propeller repeat protein → MPDRHLGFIISATVLVAACAPAAIPEPALEASASTTQQGAAPDAVAMVAVEGEGARYWPRWRGPSGQGIVAGAGYPDRWSATDNVVWRTTVEGRGNSSPIVWEDRIFLTAGRNRGRELYILAYDRTDGSLLWETDVAPGSPERVHQKNGPASATPATDGERVYVSLGSRGLVALDLDGNRIWHTEVGRIDNYHGPAGSPLLHGDRVFIYQDQQPAGFVAAYDTATGEQVWRTAREATVGWGTPVLIRAGDREELIVSSSRTVNSYDPDTGAELWRCEGNNFEVIPTPVVEAGLVFCTSGRAGPTLAIRPGGSGNVTGTHLAWTTARGSPFVPSPLAYDGRLYTINDMASIVTAFRAATGEVLWQGRLGRAVREGFSASPIYVDGKVFFTNDDGITFVLRAGDEFDLLHTNDIGARTLATPALVDGYWYIRTEDELLAIGN, encoded by the coding sequence ATGCCAGACCGTCATCTCGGGTTCATCATCTCAGCCACCGTCCTCGTTGCAGCCTGCGCGCCCGCTGCCATTCCCGAACCGGCGCTGGAAGCAAGCGCTTCGACGACACAACAGGGCGCGGCGCCGGATGCGGTGGCGATGGTCGCCGTAGAGGGCGAGGGAGCGCGCTATTGGCCGCGCTGGCGAGGCCCCTCCGGGCAGGGGATCGTCGCCGGCGCCGGGTACCCCGACCGTTGGAGTGCCACCGACAACGTCGTCTGGCGCACCACGGTGGAGGGACGCGGCAACTCCTCCCCGATCGTCTGGGAAGACCGGATCTTCCTCACAGCCGGGCGCAACCGGGGACGCGAACTCTACATCCTCGCCTACGACCGCACGGACGGATCGCTGCTCTGGGAAACCGACGTGGCGCCGGGCAGTCCCGAACGCGTCCACCAGAAGAACGGACCCGCTTCGGCGACGCCAGCCACCGACGGCGAGCGCGTCTACGTTTCCCTGGGAAGCCGCGGCCTGGTAGCGCTGGACCTTGACGGAAACCGGATCTGGCATACCGAGGTCGGACGAATCGACAACTACCATGGCCCCGCCGGCTCGCCTCTCCTGCATGGCGATCGCGTGTTCATCTACCAGGATCAGCAGCCCGCCGGCTTCGTCGCGGCCTACGACACGGCAACCGGCGAGCAGGTGTGGCGCACCGCACGGGAGGCGACCGTCGGCTGGGGTACGCCGGTCCTGATTCGCGCCGGTGATCGCGAAGAACTGATTGTCAGCAGCTCACGCACTGTCAACTCCTACGACCCGGACACCGGGGCCGAACTGTGGCGCTGCGAAGGAAACAACTTCGAGGTGATTCCAACGCCGGTGGTCGAAGCCGGCCTCGTCTTCTGCACTTCGGGCCGGGCCGGCCCGACGCTCGCCATCCGCCCCGGCGGCAGCGGTAACGTGACCGGCACGCACCTCGCCTGGACGACGGCCCGCGGCTCTCCGTTCGTTCCGTCGCCGCTCGCGTACGACGGCCGCCTGTACACCATCAACGACATGGCGAGCATCGTTACCGCATTCCGCGCCGCCACGGGCGAGGTGCTCTGGCAGGGACGACTCGGCCGCGCCGTCCGTGAAGGGTTCTCGGCCTCCCCCATCTACGTCGACGGCAAGGTCTTCTTCACGAACGACGACGGCATCACCTTCGTGCTCCGCGCCGGCGACGAGTTCGACCTGCTGCATACGAACGACATCGGGGCGCGGACGCTTGCCACACCGGCGCTGGTGGACGGCTACTGGTACATCCGCACCGAGGACGAACTGCTCGCCATCGGCAACTAG